In a genomic window of Aggregatimonas sangjinii:
- a CDS encoding LptE family protein has protein sequence MNISKNSILVVVLALFASGCGVYNFTGGNVGTAETFQVNYFQNYASQSPGSTFEPGMDRDFTLALQDRIQDQSTLTLVNNGNADLLYEGEIVEYRISPMTATADQNAAQNRLTIAVKVRFYNNTKEDADFDQRFSFFFDYDANLQLATVKSEAHEIIFERITQDIFNASLADW, from the coding sequence TTGAATATTAGTAAGAATAGTATCCTAGTCGTAGTACTTGCCCTATTCGCAAGCGGATGCGGTGTGTACAACTTTACCGGCGGTAACGTAGGTACGGCCGAAACTTTTCAGGTCAACTACTTTCAGAACTATGCGAGCCAGAGTCCAGGTTCTACTTTTGAACCTGGTATGGATCGCGATTTCACCTTGGCCTTGCAAGACCGCATACAGGATCAGTCGACCTTGACCTTGGTGAACAACGGCAATGCCGATTTATTGTACGAAGGAGAAATCGTGGAATACCGAATTTCTCCCATGACCGCTACCGCCGATCAAAACGCCGCGCAGAATAGATTGACGATTGCAGTGAAAGTCCGTTTTTACAACAACACAAAAGAAGATGCCGATTTTGACCAGCGGTTTTCCTTCTTCTTCGATTATGATGCGAACTTACAGCTAGCCACCGTAAAGTCGGAAGCACACGAAATCATCTTTGAGCGGATCACACAGGATATTTTTAATGCCTCCTTGGCGGATTGGTAA
- a CDS encoding sigma-54 interaction domain-containing protein, whose translation MENIQSIKQRFEIIGNDPKLNRAIEKATQVAPTDISVLVTGESGVGKESIPKIIHSLSHRKHAKYIAVNCGAIPEGTIDSELFGHEKGAFTGATQTRSGYFEVADGGTIFLDEVGELPLTTQVRLLRVLENGEFLKVGSSQTQKTDVRIVAATNVNMFEAIKKEKFREDLYYRLSTVEINIPPLRERTEDIHLLFRKFASDFGQKYKMPTIRLQDDAVQILLKYRWPGNIRQLRNIAEQISVLEESRIISSAALSSYLPTTGGSNLPAVVGQKSKESDFSNEREILYKVLFDMKGDLNDLKKLTLELLKNNDTEKVQEENETLIQKIYGDNGETTQDEEEKDALEVLHLPESRQENPSYSAPVTEDKYHFAEEIEEEETLSLQEKEVELIKKSLDRNRGKRKAAAAELGISERTLYRKIKQYDL comes from the coding sequence ATGGAAAACATACAGTCTATAAAACAACGGTTTGAGATTATCGGGAACGATCCCAAACTCAACCGCGCAATAGAAAAGGCTACCCAAGTGGCACCCACCGACATCTCGGTCTTGGTGACGGGTGAAAGTGGTGTTGGAAAAGAATCCATTCCCAAAATCATACATTCGTTATCCCATAGAAAGCATGCGAAATATATTGCGGTAAATTGCGGGGCGATTCCCGAAGGCACGATCGACAGTGAACTTTTCGGTCATGAGAAAGGTGCTTTTACCGGTGCCACGCAGACCCGTAGCGGTTATTTTGAAGTCGCCGATGGCGGAACCATTTTCTTGGATGAAGTGGGCGAGTTGCCGTTAACCACCCAAGTGCGACTGTTGCGGGTACTTGAAAATGGTGAATTTTTGAAAGTGGGGTCTTCGCAAACCCAAAAAACCGATGTGCGAATCGTAGCGGCCACCAACGTGAATATGTTCGAAGCCATCAAAAAAGAAAAATTCCGTGAAGATCTTTATTATCGATTGAGTACCGTTGAGATCAACATCCCGCCATTACGGGAACGTACCGAGGATATTCATTTATTATTTCGAAAGTTTGCCTCCGATTTCGGGCAGAAATACAAAATGCCCACCATTCGCCTGCAAGACGATGCCGTTCAGATATTATTAAAGTACCGTTGGCCTGGAAACATTCGCCAATTGCGAAATATCGCAGAGCAAATTTCAGTCTTAGAGGAAAGCAGAATCATTAGTTCAGCAGCCTTAAGCAGCTACTTACCCACTACTGGTGGCTCTAACCTTCCGGCGGTGGTTGGCCAAAAAAGCAAAGAGAGCGACTTTAGCAATGAAAGGGAGATACTTTATAAGGTATTGTTCGATATGAAAGGTGACCTGAACGATTTAAAAAAGCTTACGTTGGAGTTGTTGAAGAACAATGATACCGAAAAGGTTCAGGAAGAGAACGAAACACTCATACAAAAAATCTACGGCGACAACGGCGAAACCACTCAGGACGAAGAAGAAAAAGATGCGCTCGAGGTGCTTCATCTGCCGGAATCAAGACAGGAGAATCCTTCCTATTCAGCACCCGTAACCGAGGACAAGTATCATTTCGCAGAGGAAATCGAAGAAGAGGAAACCTTGTCGTTGCAGGAAAAGGAAGTGGAACTTATCAAAAAATCGCTCGATCGCAATAGAGGCAAAAGAAAGGCCGCTGCAGCAGAATTAGGCATTTCCGAACGCACCTTGTATCGAAAAATAAAGCAGTACGATTTATAG
- the miaB gene encoding tRNA (N6-isopentenyl adenosine(37)-C2)-methylthiotransferase MiaB translates to MEKIIDESVQGSSLSIAKNAKNTRKLYIESYGCQMNFSDSEIVASILATEGFNTTERLEEADLVLVNTCSIREKAELTVRKRLEKFNAIKKERPHMKVGVLGCMAERLKSQLLEEEKIVDMVVGPDAYKDLPNLIQEIDEGRNAVNVILSKEETYGDVAPVRLNSNGVTAFVSITRGCDNMCTFCVVPFTRGRERSREPQSIINEINELWDKGFKEVTLLGQNVDSYLWYGGGLKKGFEKASEMQKATAVDFAQLLEMAAQAQPKMRFRFSTSNPQDMTLDVIHVMAKNDNIPNYIHLPVQSGSNRILKKMNRLHTREEYFELIDNIRKIIPDCAISQDMISGFPTETEEDHQDTLSLLEYVKYDYGFMYAYSERPGTMAARKLKDDVPLETKKRRLAEIIALQREHCQYRTEQHVGKTQEILIEGLSKKSDTHWKGRNSQNTVAVFPKEHYKVGDFVMVKMTSCTSATLMGEAVGYSENN, encoded by the coding sequence ATGGAAAAAATTATAGACGAATCGGTTCAGGGCTCTTCGCTCTCGATAGCGAAAAACGCAAAGAATACGCGTAAACTCTATATTGAGAGCTATGGCTGCCAAATGAATTTTTCCGATAGCGAAATCGTGGCGTCCATCTTGGCCACCGAAGGTTTCAACACTACGGAACGGCTCGAAGAAGCCGATTTGGTGCTGGTCAACACCTGCTCTATCCGGGAGAAGGCAGAACTTACCGTTCGCAAGCGCTTAGAGAAGTTCAACGCCATCAAAAAAGAAAGACCGCATATGAAAGTCGGCGTTTTGGGCTGTATGGCCGAGCGACTCAAAAGCCAATTACTGGAAGAAGAAAAAATCGTAGACATGGTCGTAGGGCCGGATGCCTATAAAGACCTTCCCAATCTAATTCAAGAAATAGACGAAGGGCGAAATGCGGTAAACGTCATCCTTTCGAAAGAAGAAACCTATGGCGATGTCGCACCCGTTCGCCTGAACAGCAATGGGGTAACGGCATTTGTGTCGATCACCCGGGGTTGCGACAATATGTGCACCTTTTGCGTTGTGCCTTTTACCAGAGGAAGGGAACGCAGTCGGGAACCACAGTCGATTATTAATGAAATCAACGAGTTGTGGGATAAGGGTTTCAAGGAAGTTACCTTACTTGGTCAGAATGTTGATAGCTACCTATGGTACGGCGGCGGATTGAAAAAGGGGTTCGAAAAAGCCTCCGAAATGCAAAAAGCCACGGCTGTCGACTTTGCACAATTGCTGGAAATGGCGGCGCAGGCCCAACCTAAAATGCGCTTTCGGTTTTCCACTTCCAATCCACAGGATATGACCTTGGATGTAATTCATGTCATGGCCAAAAATGATAACATTCCCAACTATATTCATTTACCGGTGCAGAGCGGCAGCAATAGGATTTTGAAGAAAATGAACCGTTTGCATACCAGGGAAGAATATTTTGAATTGATCGATAATATTCGCAAGATCATTCCAGATTGTGCCATCTCCCAAGACATGATCAGCGGTTTTCCGACCGAAACGGAAGAAGATCATCAGGATACCCTGTCTTTGTTGGAGTATGTAAAGTACGACTACGGATTTATGTATGCGTACTCCGAACGACCGGGTACAATGGCCGCTCGAAAACTGAAAGACGACGTACCCCTGGAAACCAAAAAAAGACGCTTGGCCGAAATTATCGCATTGCAGCGTGAACACTGTCAATACCGGACCGAACAGCACGTAGGGAAAACGCAGGAAATCCTGATTGAGGGCCTATCCAAGAAGTCGGATACCCATTGGAAGGGACGCAATTCACAAAACACAGTGGCTGTTTTTCCCAAGGAACACTATAAAGTAGGCGATTTCGTGATGGTAAAAATGACCAGTTGTACCTCTGCCACCTTGATGGGGGAGGCCGTGGGGTATTCTGAGAACAATTAG
- a CDS encoding LVIVD repeat-containing protein encodes MKLKMLFCVFVACFYLLSCDDQDDKYGNYLVATPLTMNLSEFKDDAIAVTDPVPIEVSGKIYAYGNYIFVNDVNRGFHVLDNTDATAPKNIAFIKLEGNYDISIKNNRLYADSYGDLVVMDISDIDNIQMITRVDNAIYDDYGYTFPTYVEWPQADFYEYGDLDYATDAIIGWEVRTEKRLISEFEERSNNATLDNFAVNSAESGAPSTGQGGSLARFKIVDEYLYAVDYSSINIFDISDLNNPQTLEKVWANGTIETIFNQGDLLFLGGTQGMYIYDISTPATPTFVSEFRHGTACDPVVVDGDYAYVTLRGGNVCGGTESGLYVVDISTLETPELKTFYAMSEPYGLGFKGDRLFVCDGSNGLKVFNKALSPNLIQINHFKDINTYDVIPLPNSLLMIGDKVLHQYEYTQDNIRLLSSFQLD; translated from the coding sequence ATGAAACTCAAGATGCTTTTTTGCGTTTTCGTCGCCTGTTTCTATCTTCTATCTTGCGACGACCAAGACGATAAATACGGTAATTACCTTGTGGCCACTCCGCTAACGATGAACCTGTCGGAATTTAAGGATGATGCGATTGCAGTAACCGATCCCGTACCTATCGAAGTTTCAGGGAAAATATACGCCTATGGCAATTATATTTTCGTGAACGATGTCAATCGTGGTTTTCACGTACTCGATAATACCGATGCCACCGCCCCCAAGAATATCGCCTTTATTAAATTGGAAGGCAATTACGATATCTCGATTAAGAACAATAGGCTTTATGCCGATAGTTATGGCGATTTGGTGGTGATGGATATCTCGGACATTGACAACATTCAGATGATAACAAGGGTCGACAATGCCATTTACGACGATTATGGATATACCTTTCCGACCTACGTAGAATGGCCTCAAGCAGATTTTTATGAATATGGTGATCTTGATTATGCCACCGATGCCATCATCGGGTGGGAAGTACGTACCGAAAAGAGGTTGATTTCCGAGTTTGAAGAACGGTCTAATAATGCGACCTTGGATAATTTCGCCGTCAATAGTGCGGAATCGGGTGCGCCTTCTACCGGCCAAGGGGGTTCTTTGGCCCGCTTTAAAATAGTCGACGAGTATCTCTATGCAGTAGACTATAGTAGCATAAATATTTTTGATATTTCGGATTTGAACAATCCACAGACCCTAGAGAAGGTTTGGGCCAACGGCACCATTGAAACCATCTTCAATCAGGGCGATCTACTTTTCTTGGGCGGTACCCAGGGCATGTATATTTATGATATCTCTACACCGGCCACACCTACCTTTGTTTCGGAATTTCGACATGGCACTGCTTGTGATCCTGTTGTCGTAGATGGGGACTATGCCTACGTTACCCTTCGCGGGGGCAATGTCTGTGGGGGCACCGAAAGCGGATTGTACGTAGTGGATATCTCAACTCTGGAAACCCCCGAATTGAAGACCTTCTATGCCATGAGCGAACCCTATGGTCTCGGCTTCAAGGGAGATAGGCTTTTTGTCTGCGATGGCAGCAATGGGTTGAAGGTGTTCAATAAAGCGCTGTCGCCGAACCTCATACAAATCAATCATTTTAAGGATATAAATACCTACGATGTGATACCCTTACCAAACTCACTTTTGATGATCGGGGACAAGGTGCTCCATCAATACGAGTACACTCAGGATAACATTCGTCTGCTCAGCAGCTTTCAACTGGATTAA
- a CDS encoding WD40/YVTN/BNR-like repeat-containing protein: MKKILFYLFAILLLGFSWESSAQRKKNKNDAITSYPESLYNSLEWRLIGPFRGGRAGTVSGVIGDPDLYYMGTAGGGVWKTTDAGSSWSCISDGYFGGSIGAVAVSESDPNIIYVGEGEQTLRGNVSSGNGLWKSTDAGETWKFIGLKESEHIARIRIHPTNPDIVYVAAIGNLWKPNEMRGIFRSTDGGLNWEKILYESDKAGGGDLVLDPNNPRILYAATWEMKRNGYRMDSGGPGSKLFKSTDAGDSWTDISKLPGLPGGPWGIVGISVSPVDSNRVWALIEAEAGGLYRSDDAGKTWEKINENRALRQRAWYYTRIYADTQNKDKLYVMNVSYGVSTDGGKTFELKNAPHGDHHDLWIDPENNKRMVIADDGGAQISNDGGNNWSTYYNQPTAQFYRIVTDNTFPYRIYGAQQDNSTVRIKSRSSGATITERDWEPTAGGESAHLAPDPKNTDIVYGGTYKGYMMRTDHSIDQTRSINIWPDNPAGSGAEVMKYRFNWNFPVKFSIHDQNTLYAGSNFLHATTNEGQTWKTISPDLTRGLPETIKSSGGPITQDNTGAEFYSNLFAINESPLEEGVIWVGSDDGLIHITRDNGANWEDITPPAAMSPKLNMINCIDPSPFQKGTAYVAATSYKFGDYTPYIYKTADYGKTWKVITSGIAKNHYTRAIRSDKTREGLLYAGTEWGMYVSFDDGANWSSFQLNLPITAIRDLEVRDNDLIAATHGRSFWMIDDLTPLHQLSSKMAGKDFHLFKPDRAYRMQQSDGRGEPNTKLYGQNHPNGAIINYYIKDSKKTDTVRIEILEMDGTPIQKFATTAKENKLDPEAEKPLKVTSGGNRLIWNMRYPGYQTFEGMVFYSSPNVGPKAIPGDYKVRMTYNGEVLEETFSVLKDPRLPNTEMDFKKQFDFLMAVRDQVSRANNAITEIRTVKKDLDYLKRKSKDHQQLQDLIKAFETKIDVIENNIHMTKNQSRQDPLNYGIRINNRLAFLMADSQRGDYPPTDQALEFFAEITKELDTEINALNALMQEYIDTINNQVTENKIKMISLE; encoded by the coding sequence ATGAAAAAAATACTTTTCTATCTTTTCGCGATTCTTCTTTTAGGTTTTTCTTGGGAATCGAGCGCACAACGCAAAAAAAATAAAAATGACGCTATCACGAGTTACCCGGAATCGCTGTACAACAGTTTGGAATGGCGCCTGATAGGCCCTTTTCGGGGAGGAAGGGCAGGAACGGTATCCGGTGTAATTGGAGACCCGGACCTATACTACATGGGTACCGCTGGCGGAGGTGTATGGAAAACGACCGATGCTGGCAGTAGCTGGAGTTGTATTTCCGATGGCTACTTTGGCGGTTCGATCGGGGCGGTTGCCGTTTCCGAGTCGGATCCTAATATTATTTACGTAGGTGAAGGCGAACAGACGTTGAGGGGGAATGTTTCCTCTGGCAACGGACTTTGGAAAAGTACCGATGCCGGCGAAACCTGGAAATTTATAGGTCTTAAGGAATCGGAACATATCGCACGAATTCGAATTCACCCCACCAATCCCGATATCGTCTACGTCGCCGCAATTGGCAACCTGTGGAAACCCAATGAGATGCGTGGTATTTTCCGCTCGACAGACGGAGGTTTGAACTGGGAAAAAATCCTATATGAGAGTGATAAGGCCGGTGGAGGCGATCTAGTCTTGGACCCCAACAATCCCAGAATACTCTATGCCGCCACTTGGGAAATGAAACGCAACGGCTACCGAATGGATAGCGGCGGCCCGGGCAGTAAACTGTTTAAAAGCACGGATGCTGGCGACTCATGGACCGATATTTCGAAACTTCCCGGATTGCCCGGAGGACCATGGGGCATAGTGGGCATAAGCGTATCGCCGGTAGACTCCAATAGGGTCTGGGCCTTGATAGAGGCAGAGGCCGGCGGACTCTATCGCTCCGATGATGCCGGAAAGACTTGGGAAAAAATAAATGAAAACAGAGCGCTGCGACAGCGAGCTTGGTACTATACGCGCATTTATGCCGATACCCAAAACAAAGACAAGCTCTATGTAATGAACGTGAGTTACGGGGTTTCGACCGACGGTGGCAAAACTTTCGAATTAAAGAATGCGCCCCATGGAGACCACCACGACCTTTGGATAGACCCGGAAAACAATAAGCGCATGGTCATCGCCGATGATGGCGGGGCCCAAATCTCGAATGACGGTGGTAACAATTGGTCTACCTATTACAATCAGCCAACCGCCCAGTTCTACAGAATCGTGACCGATAATACATTTCCGTATCGCATTTACGGGGCGCAACAAGACAATAGTACCGTGCGCATAAAAAGTCGTAGCTCGGGAGCCACTATTACAGAACGCGATTGGGAACCTACCGCGGGTGGCGAAAGTGCGCACTTGGCTCCCGATCCAAAGAATACGGATATTGTGTACGGAGGCACCTATAAAGGATATATGATGCGCACCGATCACAGCATCGACCAAACCCGTTCCATCAACATTTGGCCCGATAATCCCGCAGGCTCGGGAGCCGAAGTCATGAAATACCGCTTTAATTGGAATTTCCCCGTAAAATTTAGCATTCACGATCAGAACACCCTGTATGCCGGATCGAACTTCCTGCATGCCACTACCAATGAAGGACAGACTTGGAAGACCATTTCACCGGACCTGACACGCGGTCTTCCGGAAACCATAAAGTCTTCGGGCGGCCCGATTACCCAGGACAATACTGGAGCGGAATTCTACTCGAACCTCTTTGCCATCAATGAATCGCCACTGGAAGAAGGTGTCATTTGGGTAGGTAGCGATGATGGCCTCATTCACATTACCCGTGACAATGGTGCCAACTGGGAAGACATCACACCCCCCGCCGCTATGAGCCCGAAATTGAACATGATCAACTGCATCGACCCCAGCCCATTTCAAAAAGGAACGGCCTATGTCGCGGCGACCTCCTACAAATTCGGCGATTATACACCATACATATATAAAACCGCCGATTATGGAAAAACATGGAAAGTCATCACTTCTGGAATAGCAAAAAACCACTACACCCGCGCCATCCGCTCCGACAAGACCAGGGAAGGACTTTTATACGCCGGAACCGAATGGGGCATGTACGTCTCTTTTGACGATGGGGCCAATTGGTCGTCTTTTCAACTGAATTTGCCCATAACCGCCATTCGAGATCTTGAGGTACGGGACAACGACTTGATCGCTGCGACCCATGGTCGTAGTTTTTGGATGATAGATGACCTAACGCCATTACATCAGCTTTCATCGAAAATGGCCGGGAAGGACTTTCATCTATTCAAACCAGATCGGGCCTATCGCATGCAACAATCCGATGGAAGGGGAGAACCGAACACGAAACTTTACGGGCAAAACCATCCTAACGGGGCCATTATAAATTATTACATAAAAGACAGCAAGAAAACCGATACCGTGCGGATTGAAATTCTCGAAATGGACGGGACACCCATCCAAAAATTCGCTACCACTGCCAAGGAAAACAAATTGGACCCGGAGGCCGAGAAACCTTTAAAAGTAACCTCAGGTGGAAATCGGCTTATCTGGAATATGAGGTATCCGGGCTATCAGACTTTCGAAGGGATGGTTTTTTACTCGTCGCCCAATGTTGGCCCTAAGGCGATACCTGGCGACTATAAGGTGAGAATGACCTATAATGGCGAGGTATTGGAAGAAACTTTTTCGGTTTTAAAAGACCCCAGACTGCCCAACACGGAAATGGACTTCAAAAAGCAATTCGATTTTCTTATGGCCGTTCGCGACCAAGTGAGCCGTGCCAACAACGCCATCACCGAAATCAGAACGGTAAAGAAAGATTTGGACTATCTCAAAAGAAAATCGAAAGATCATCAACAACTTCAGGACCTTATCAAAGCGTTCGAAACGAAAATCGATGTAATAGAGAACAACATTCATATGACCAAAAACCAAAGCCGGCAAGACCCCTTGAATTACGGTATACGAATCAACAATCGCCTTGCTTTTTTAATGGCCGATTCGCAACGAGGCGATTACCCACCGACCGATCAGGCGCTGGAATTCTTCGCGGAGATTACCAAAGAATTGGATACCGAAATTAACGCACTAAATGCTTTAATGCAGGAATATATCGACACCATCAATAATCAAGTTACGGAAAACAAAATCAAAATGATATCCTTGGAATAG
- the topA gene encoding type I DNA topoisomerase produces MAKNLVIVESPAKAKTIEKFLGKDYKVESSFGHIADLPSKELGVDVDNDFSPKYIIDDDKKALVKKLKDLAKKADTIWLASDEDREGEAISWHLSETLGLEKDKTRRIVFNSITKNAIQKAIANPREINYDLVNAQQARRVLDRLVGYQLSPVLWKKIKPGLSAGRVQSVAVRLIVERERDIEEFTPEASFKISAQFKTSSGAVFAAKVNKTFASKAEAEAFLKKNIDADFSVGSLDKKPAKKSPSAPFTTSTLQQEASRKLYFSVGRTMQVAQRLYEAGLITYMRTDSVNLSGEAIAAAKEAIIENYGEKYHTVRNFKGKAKGAQEAHEAIRPTNMAMHSPSLERDQSKLYELIWKRAIASQMSDAQLERTNVKIAANTHKEEFSANGEVIKFDGFLKVYMESSDEEDTAEEQEGMLPAMKVGEKLDNNHITATERFSRPPYRFTEASLVKKLEELGIGRPSTYAPTISTIQNRGYVEKGTVEGTERKYVQLLLEADTLKEAELSEMVGSDKGKLVPTDIGMIVNDFLVSNFANILDYNFTANVEESFDEIADGSQDWKKMMKDFYKDFHPNVLDVEENADRASGERVLGKDPKTGRQVSVRLGRFGPMVQIGTVEEEEKPKFASLLPDQSLNTITYDEAMELFTLPRKLGVYKGEEVEANVGRFGPYVRYGKKFVSLAKGESAFDVDMERATELIKEKEKADAPITVYEGKDVTKGTGRFGPFIKWDGMFINVNKKYDFDNLSQDDIVELIEVKKQKEIDKVVQNWEDEGIRIEKARWGRHNVIKGKVKVELAKTVDVTKMTLEQAQTLIEKKTPKKKAKAKPKAKKK; encoded by the coding sequence ATGGCCAAGAATCTGGTAATAGTAGAGTCGCCTGCAAAGGCAAAAACGATTGAAAAATTCTTAGGGAAGGATTATAAGGTAGAGTCTAGTTTTGGACATATCGCCGATCTGCCTTCCAAAGAGTTGGGTGTTGATGTTGATAATGATTTTAGTCCAAAATATATTATCGATGACGATAAAAAGGCCTTGGTCAAAAAATTAAAGGACCTTGCTAAAAAAGCCGATACGATTTGGCTGGCGAGTGATGAAGACCGTGAGGGGGAGGCTATTTCATGGCATTTGTCGGAAACCTTGGGCCTTGAAAAGGATAAGACCAGACGTATTGTTTTTAATTCGATTACCAAAAACGCCATTCAGAAGGCGATTGCCAATCCACGGGAAATCAACTATGACCTTGTTAATGCGCAGCAGGCGAGAAGGGTATTGGATCGCTTGGTCGGCTATCAACTATCCCCGGTTTTGTGGAAAAAAATTAAACCGGGCCTTTCCGCAGGTAGGGTACAGTCGGTAGCGGTACGTTTGATCGTAGAACGGGAAAGGGATATCGAAGAATTTACCCCTGAGGCATCCTTTAAAATTTCCGCACAATTCAAAACCTCCTCGGGAGCTGTTTTCGCGGCCAAAGTGAACAAGACCTTTGCTTCGAAAGCCGAAGCCGAGGCTTTTCTTAAAAAGAATATTGATGCCGACTTTTCTGTCGGGAGCTTGGACAAAAAGCCGGCGAAGAAATCGCCTTCGGCCCCGTTTACCACATCAACCTTACAGCAGGAAGCGTCGCGTAAGCTTTATTTTTCCGTAGGCCGAACCATGCAGGTCGCCCAACGTTTGTATGAAGCCGGTTTGATTACTTATATGAGAACCGATAGCGTAAACCTTTCCGGTGAGGCGATAGCGGCTGCTAAAGAGGCCATTATCGAAAATTACGGCGAGAAATATCACACTGTACGAAATTTTAAAGGAAAGGCAAAAGGTGCCCAAGAGGCACATGAGGCCATTCGTCCGACCAACATGGCAATGCACTCGCCATCCTTGGAACGCGACCAGTCCAAACTATACGAATTGATTTGGAAAAGGGCGATCGCCTCTCAGATGAGCGACGCGCAATTAGAGCGCACCAACGTTAAGATTGCCGCCAATACCCATAAAGAGGAATTCTCGGCGAACGGGGAGGTCATCAAGTTCGATGGTTTTTTGAAGGTGTATATGGAAAGTAGCGATGAAGAGGATACCGCCGAAGAGCAGGAGGGCATGTTGCCGGCAATGAAAGTAGGTGAGAAGCTTGATAACAACCACATCACGGCTACAGAACGTTTTTCCAGACCTCCGTACCGGTTTACGGAAGCGTCTTTGGTAAAGAAACTGGAAGAACTTGGTATTGGAAGACCGTCTACCTACGCACCTACCATTTCCACCATTCAGAATAGGGGCTATGTCGAGAAAGGAACCGTTGAAGGCACCGAAAGAAAGTATGTGCAGTTGTTGCTTGAAGCCGACACCTTGAAAGAAGCGGAACTCAGCGAGATGGTCGGTTCTGATAAAGGAAAGCTGGTGCCTACGGATATCGGTATGATCGTGAACGATTTTCTGGTAAGCAATTTTGCGAATATATTGGATTACAACTTTACGGCGAACGTTGAAGAAAGTTTTGATGAGATTGCCGATGGTTCACAGGATTGGAAGAAAATGATGAAGGACTTTTACAAAGACTTTCATCCCAATGTGCTGGACGTAGAGGAAAATGCCGACCGTGCAAGCGGGGAACGGGTTTTGGGAAAAGACCCGAAAACAGGACGTCAGGTATCGGTACGGTTGGGCCGTTTCGGACCTATGGTGCAAATAGGAACGGTAGAGGAGGAAGAAAAGCCAAAGTTCGCTAGTCTGTTACCCGATCAATCGTTAAACACGATTACGTATGATGAGGCCATGGAACTGTTCACGCTCCCAAGAAAGTTGGGCGTCTATAAAGGTGAGGAGGTAGAGGCCAATGTCGGACGCTTCGGGCCCTATGTGCGTTATGGTAAAAAGTTCGTGTCCTTGGCGAAAGGGGAAAGCGCCTTTGATGTTGATATGGAGCGGGCAACGGAATTGATCAAAGAAAAGGAAAAAGCCGATGCGCCCATAACCGTATACGAGGGTAAGGACGTCACCAAAGGAACAGGTCGTTTCGGACCTTTTATCAAATGGGACGGCATGTTCATCAACGTGAACAAAAAATATGACTTCGATAATCTTTCACAAGATGATATCGTAGAACTTATCGAGGTAAAAAAGCAGAAAGAAATCGATAAGGTTGTACAGAACTGGGAGGATGAAGGCATCCGAATCGAAAAGGCGCGTTGGGGCAGGCACAATGTCATCAAAGGAAAGGTCAAGGTAGAATTGGCCAAAACCGTAGATGTAACCAAAATGACGCTGGAGCAGGCACAAACGTTGATCGAAAAGAAAACGCCTAAGAAAAAGGCAAAGGCAAAACCTAAGGCGAAGAAGAAATAG